One window from the genome of Gimesia aquarii encodes:
- a CDS encoding PD-(D/E)XK nuclease family protein codes for MQPDIQILIGTAGSGKTGYLLNQYRDALQAGLTEQSPGTTLWISPTIRSRRQVLNQLLCEQMPVCFAPNVYTFEAFAETILKSLDEPIQTLPEISKRYLLRSIVDDLIVTQQVQYFHSIAGTSGFLDLISSFISELKREEIWPEQFSEAFGKLHSDSNQKDRELALIYQRYQTALHELRRYDSEGRFWSARTALQEGKWGPFDQFRLIVLDGFADFTHTQYEILELLAARTDKLLISLPQEIESRRSDLFAKSVVAKQVLETRLPGTVKTVCFEGNSTQTSRWQISQALFDNPREIKPLVTADQMKVLAVAGQRNELEVLAAEVKQLLLRGVLPEEIVVAFRSTLEYGDLIEETFTAAGIPYFLGVEQDFSRFSVVRALFAFLQIEIENWSFDSTMSILDSNYFSPDWPEYQEGRAVRSLSRVLRQLKIDSGRNDVLNALEKASGTAVELVNKYPEQPKWEAHLEETQAAYQLAKRLSEATQRLRGKELFVDWIDIFISLANEFGLSKVWNKDQAEKDLLDERDQFVWDRFQKLLFHAVAQIEQIEQFHQRDAVPLDLVSFRGLLLDLIEQQTISLQTDESGRVSVLDAAQLRNLSIPYLIIGGLSEASFPRSHREDCLYSEKERGELKQCGLSLKLHANQQQEEMLLFYEVITRFSRQLILSYPAISSTGQPLFPSPYLTTLVDLFQPSALPIQNVSELNPLPRKEQTLSKRDLRVLATHQLKQDQPGLFLNLLDEPDLKCVAKNILAASEMAIHRFETEGFTEYEGILVSPQNRRAIRERFPREYEFSTTQLELYLSCPYQFFTQSVLGIDVSEPPELRTNHLQRGIHVHGILTKLYELLIEQGEGEQLYEADRIEALFLELLNQRVSDSFAETKLQQVLLTIEKQILEDWASLFAEQSESYGSQFDELWDAPPSIVGREVPFGKVPAELDPTQRHYQHLTLGGGEEETRVRGQIDRIDLGSIAGQKYFNIIDYKTGRALPSATEIRSGKKLQLALYLIAAKRLEMIDVDAEPFHLGYWKVQETGFVMPLRSRKKMVEPISGEDLELLEMTIEGLVPHLAQLIRNGIFPVQVDEKTAHLDPAFYSVCRFSQVESYQDSLGKQIDLLQYSQIDQANPEECS; via the coding sequence ATGCAGCCGGATATTCAAATCTTAATTGGTACAGCAGGTTCCGGTAAAACGGGTTATTTGCTGAACCAGTATCGAGATGCCCTGCAGGCAGGACTCACAGAGCAATCTCCCGGAACGACACTTTGGATCTCTCCAACAATTCGTTCACGTCGGCAGGTTCTGAATCAATTACTCTGCGAGCAGATGCCGGTCTGTTTTGCACCCAATGTTTATACTTTTGAAGCGTTTGCTGAGACCATTTTAAAATCGCTGGATGAACCGATTCAGACATTGCCTGAAATTTCCAAACGATATTTGCTGCGAAGTATTGTTGACGACCTGATTGTGACACAGCAAGTCCAGTATTTTCATTCTATTGCCGGAACGTCGGGATTTCTGGATTTAATTTCCAGTTTCATCTCTGAACTGAAACGAGAAGAAATCTGGCCTGAACAATTTTCTGAGGCCTTTGGGAAACTCCATTCCGATTCAAACCAGAAAGACCGGGAGCTGGCGCTGATTTATCAGCGTTACCAGACTGCGCTACATGAGTTGCGGCGATACGATTCTGAAGGGCGCTTCTGGTCAGCGCGGACTGCTTTGCAGGAGGGGAAATGGGGACCTTTCGATCAATTTCGTTTGATTGTCCTGGATGGGTTTGCTGACTTTACTCATACGCAATATGAAATTTTGGAATTATTAGCAGCGAGAACTGACAAATTACTAATTTCACTTCCTCAGGAAATCGAGTCGCGCCGGAGTGACTTGTTTGCCAAGTCAGTTGTCGCAAAGCAAGTCCTGGAAACACGATTACCTGGAACAGTAAAAACGGTTTGTTTTGAAGGAAACTCTACTCAAACTTCCCGTTGGCAAATTAGCCAGGCATTGTTTGATAATCCAAGAGAGATCAAGCCGCTGGTAACTGCCGATCAAATGAAAGTTCTGGCAGTCGCAGGACAACGCAATGAGTTGGAAGTCTTGGCGGCAGAAGTGAAACAACTTTTATTACGAGGGGTTTTACCAGAAGAGATTGTAGTTGCGTTTCGGTCTACGCTCGAATATGGCGATTTAATCGAGGAAACTTTTACCGCAGCTGGTATTCCTTATTTTCTTGGAGTTGAGCAAGATTTTTCCAGGTTCTCTGTCGTGCGAGCCCTCTTTGCTTTCTTGCAGATTGAAATCGAAAACTGGTCGTTTGACAGCACCATGTCGATTCTTGATTCAAATTATTTTTCCCCTGATTGGCCAGAATACCAGGAGGGGAGAGCTGTACGCAGCCTCTCACGAGTCTTACGTCAGCTCAAAATCGATTCAGGAAGAAATGATGTTTTGAATGCGTTGGAAAAGGCCAGTGGAACAGCAGTAGAACTTGTTAATAAATATCCGGAACAACCGAAGTGGGAAGCCCATCTGGAGGAGACACAGGCGGCATACCAACTTGCGAAGCGACTTTCAGAAGCAACACAAAGACTGAGGGGTAAAGAACTCTTTGTAGATTGGATCGACATTTTTATTTCACTCGCAAATGAGTTTGGCCTATCAAAGGTATGGAACAAAGATCAAGCAGAAAAAGATCTTCTTGATGAGCGCGATCAATTTGTATGGGATCGATTTCAAAAGCTGTTATTTCATGCGGTCGCTCAAATAGAGCAAATTGAACAATTTCACCAGCGGGATGCAGTCCCTCTGGATTTGGTCTCATTTCGTGGCCTGTTATTGGATCTCATTGAGCAGCAGACCATTTCCCTGCAAACGGATGAATCAGGTCGGGTTTCTGTTTTGGATGCCGCACAGTTAAGAAATTTAAGTATTCCTTATCTCATTATTGGCGGTCTGAGTGAAGCCAGTTTTCCCCGAAGTCATCGAGAGGATTGTCTCTACAGTGAGAAAGAGCGAGGGGAATTGAAGCAGTGCGGTCTTTCACTCAAGCTGCATGCCAATCAACAGCAGGAAGAAATGTTACTGTTTTATGAGGTGATCACTCGCTTCTCGAGGCAACTGATTCTGAGTTATCCCGCGATCAGTTCCACAGGGCAACCTCTTTTTCCGAGTCCTTACCTTACCACTTTGGTCGACTTGTTCCAGCCTTCCGCACTACCAATTCAAAATGTAAGTGAACTGAACCCTCTTCCGCGCAAAGAGCAGACGCTATCAAAGCGTGACTTACGAGTCTTAGCAACGCATCAATTAAAACAGGATCAGCCGGGGCTGTTTTTGAATCTCTTAGATGAACCTGATTTGAAATGCGTCGCGAAGAACATTCTGGCGGCTTCGGAAATGGCCATCCATCGTTTCGAAACGGAGGGGTTTACCGAGTACGAGGGAATCCTGGTCTCACCTCAAAACAGACGTGCGATACGTGAACGGTTTCCTCGCGAGTATGAATTCAGTACCACGCAACTGGAATTATATTTGTCATGTCCCTATCAGTTTTTTACACAGAGTGTACTCGGGATAGATGTATCTGAACCTCCGGAGTTAAGAACGAATCATCTTCAGCGCGGAATTCACGTACATGGTATCTTGACAAAGTTGTATGAACTTCTAATAGAACAAGGTGAGGGTGAGCAGCTGTATGAGGCTGATCGAATTGAAGCATTATTTCTGGAATTATTGAATCAGCGAGTTTCCGATTCTTTTGCAGAAACCAAACTGCAACAAGTGCTGCTCACGATTGAAAAACAAATTCTGGAAGATTGGGCTTCTCTCTTTGCGGAACAATCAGAGAGCTATGGAAGTCAGTTTGATGAGCTTTGGGACGCTCCTCCCTCGATTGTAGGACGTGAGGTTCCTTTTGGTAAAGTTCCTGCAGAACTAGATCCAACACAAAGGCATTATCAGCATCTGACGCTGGGGGGCGGAGAGGAAGAAACGCGGGTCAGAGGTCAAATTGATCGCATCGACCTGGGGAGTATCGCTGGTCAAAAATATTTTAACATCATCGATTATAAAACCGGACGAGCGCTTCCTTCTGCCACAGAAATTCGTTCAGGGAAGAAGCTCCAGCTAGCACTCTATCTGATTGCAGCAAAGAGATTGGAAATGATTGATGTCGATGCCGAACCGTTTCACCTGGGTTACTGGAAAGTTCAGGAAACTGGTTTTGTTATGCCGTTACGTTCTCGAAAAAAAATGGTGGAACCGATTTCGGGTGAGGATCTGGAGTTACTGGAAATGACGATTGAAGGTCTGGTGCCCCATCTGGCGCAATTGATCCGCAATGGAATTTTTCCGGTACAGGTGGATGAAAAAACGGCTCACCTCGATCCGGCTTTTTACTCTGTCTGTCGTTTCTCACAAGTCGAGAGTTATCAGGATAGTCTGGGTAAGCAGATAGATCTACTGCAGTATTCACAAATCGATCAGGCGAATCCCGAAGAATGTTCCTGA
- a CDS encoding class I SAM-dependent methyltransferase: MPSESHSELDYFQSLHQSPEIFDLIQQHAGSEFHLQKQLRKNYSQDLVRAALTLSELRIRGRAKFSLADQMWFDRKRLEQSTPELVSQYKAQRFSGTVYDFCCGMGGDLISLAKRGTVVGVDLESLLCQFARWNSEVYGVSETVTVLNSSIEEVRDRQGWLHIDPDRRPHSGGKVIRIEDYLPDLETLLELIPQFQGGAIKLSPASNFAGKFPETETELISLNGECKEATIWFGELAGDQEFRATAISKEGNVDSIAGHPLDAFVSITDAGDYIYDPDPAVVRSGLLDVVADQFSLSRLDPEEEYLTSTEKVESPFFRRFKILETLSNNEKEIRKYFRTAPFGQLEIKCRRIPVSIENLRRKLSLKGAAAGVLIIARLQGKARALICERE, translated from the coding sequence ATGCCCAGTGAGTCACATTCCGAACTTGATTACTTTCAAAGTCTTCATCAATCGCCTGAAATCTTTGACCTGATTCAACAGCATGCAGGTTCAGAATTTCATCTGCAGAAGCAGTTAAGAAAAAACTATTCGCAGGACCTTGTACGGGCTGCATTGACTCTCTCTGAATTACGTATACGGGGACGTGCTAAATTTTCCCTCGCGGATCAGATGTGGTTTGACCGAAAAAGACTTGAACAGTCAACACCCGAACTGGTTTCACAATATAAAGCACAGCGATTTTCAGGGACAGTCTATGATTTTTGTTGTGGTATGGGAGGGGACCTGATTTCTTTAGCGAAGCGTGGTACTGTTGTCGGTGTTGACCTGGAATCCTTGTTGTGTCAATTCGCACGTTGGAATAGTGAGGTCTATGGCGTTTCTGAAACTGTGACCGTGTTGAATTCTTCTATCGAAGAGGTACGGGATCGGCAGGGGTGGTTGCACATTGATCCTGATCGACGGCCTCATTCTGGTGGTAAAGTGATTCGAATCGAAGATTATTTACCAGATTTAGAGACTTTGCTGGAGTTAATTCCACAGTTCCAGGGAGGTGCGATCAAACTTAGCCCTGCCAGCAATTTTGCCGGGAAATTTCCTGAAACTGAGACGGAACTGATTAGTTTGAATGGCGAATGTAAAGAAGCAACAATCTGGTTTGGCGAGTTAGCCGGTGATCAGGAATTTCGAGCCACTGCGATTTCGAAAGAGGGCAACGTCGATAGTATTGCCGGTCATCCGCTGGATGCTTTTGTCAGTATCACAGACGCAGGCGATTATATTTACGATCCCGATCCTGCCGTCGTGCGTTCGGGATTATTGGATGTGGTCGCTGATCAATTTTCGCTCAGTCGCTTGGATCCCGAAGAAGAATATCTGACATCGACAGAAAAAGTGGAATCACCTTTTTTTAGACGTTTCAAGATTCTAGAAACGTTATCGAATAACGAGAAGGAGATTCGAAAGTATTTTCGAACCGCGCCTTTTGGTCAACTGGAAATCAAATGCCGGCGGATTCCCGTTTCCATTGAAAATCTGCGTCGTAAATTATCTTTGAAGGGGGCCGCAGCGGGAGTTTTGATCATCGCTCGGTTACAAGGGAAAGCACGCGCCTTAATTTGTGAACGGGAATAG
- a CDS encoding S41 family peptidase gives MQKFRLTSSFLLLALFISSVFSPSTYADETEKKKNKDEDYYQMMKLFADTYEQIERNYVKDVDRRVLLEAAIRGMVKELDQYSNYISPKDLSRFNQVVEQEFGGIGIQVHIDEENNRRLTVMTPLPGTPAYKAGVRAGDVIDSIEGKSTKGFTLSQAIKTLKGRAGEKVNLTVIHKGTNKPIPLTITREIIHVATVLGDTYKKDNAWDYMINKKDKIGYIRLTHFSRHSAEELKAAIDDLVKQGMKGLVLDLRFNPGGLLSQATEISDMFIESGKIVSTQGRNSRNRKWEATKEGTYSDFPMAVLVNRFSASASEIVSACLQDHKRAMIVGERTWGKGSVQNVIELEEGDSALKLTTASYHRPSGKNIHRFPGSKDADVWGVTPDKGYRLRLKDEELEQLGIYRRNRDILDHSAKLDEEFKDKQLELALKYIKTSLSDESKPAPKSEAKKPAAKEAKPAKKAAGVEQVPQAKIIIGTT, from the coding sequence ATGCAAAAATTTCGTTTGACTAGTTCATTCCTGTTGCTCGCCTTATTTATTTCCTCAGTATTCTCTCCATCAACATATGCTGATGAGACAGAGAAAAAGAAAAATAAGGACGAAGATTATTATCAGATGATGAAACTGTTCGCAGATACCTATGAGCAGATTGAACGGAATTATGTAAAAGACGTCGATCGGCGTGTATTACTCGAAGCAGCCATTCGAGGCATGGTAAAAGAGCTGGATCAATACTCTAATTATATCAGCCCCAAAGACCTCTCTCGCTTCAATCAAGTTGTAGAACAAGAATTTGGTGGAATTGGGATTCAGGTTCATATTGATGAAGAAAACAACAGGCGTCTGACAGTCATGACACCATTACCGGGCACACCCGCATACAAAGCAGGCGTACGGGCGGGAGACGTCATCGACTCTATTGAAGGAAAATCGACGAAAGGCTTTACACTTTCACAAGCAATCAAAACCCTGAAAGGGCGAGCTGGCGAGAAAGTTAATCTGACAGTAATTCACAAAGGGACGAATAAACCCATCCCCTTAACGATTACACGTGAAATCATCCATGTTGCCACAGTATTGGGAGACACTTATAAAAAAGACAATGCCTGGGACTATATGATCAATAAAAAAGACAAAATTGGTTATATTCGTCTCACACACTTCAGTCGTCACAGCGCAGAAGAATTAAAAGCCGCCATTGATGATCTTGTGAAGCAAGGTATGAAAGGATTGGTTCTGGACCTGCGTTTTAATCCCGGCGGTTTACTTTCTCAGGCGACTGAAATTTCTGATATGTTTATTGAATCGGGAAAGATTGTGAGTACCCAAGGCCGCAACAGTCGCAATCGAAAATGGGAAGCAACAAAAGAAGGTACTTATTCCGATTTTCCAATGGCAGTGCTTGTCAATCGCTTCTCTGCTTCAGCCAGTGAAATCGTTTCTGCCTGTCTGCAGGACCATAAACGAGCAATGATCGTGGGAGAACGAACTTGGGGTAAAGGCAGCGTCCAAAATGTAATTGAACTGGAAGAGGGAGACAGTGCTTTAAAACTAACCACAGCCAGCTACCATCGCCCTAGTGGAAAAAACATACATCGTTTCCCGGGCTCCAAAGACGCTGATGTTTGGGGAGTCACTCCTGATAAAGGCTATCGACTTCGGCTCAAGGACGAAGAATTAGAACAACTCGGCATATACCGTCGTAATCGAGATATTCTGGATCATAGTGCCAAACTGGATGAAGAGTTTAAAGACAAACAACTTGAGCTCGCACTGAAGTACATTAAAACATCACTGAGCGATGAATCAAAGCCGGCCCCAAAAAGCGAAGCCAAGAAACCAGCAGCTAAAGAAGCAAAACCTGCAAAAAAAGCTGCCGGAGTTGAGCAAGTCCCCCAGGCAAAAATCATCATCGGAACAACATAA
- a CDS encoding Gfo/Idh/MocA family protein — translation METINGQLNRKLRMALVGGGQGSFIGRVHSIAACLDNRAELVAGALSSNPEKAKASAPAYDIKPDRAYGSIEELVEQESSLPEDQRVDFISIATPNHTHFSIAKTAVEAGFNVVCDKPMTFDLAQAEELKALVESSGVVFAVSHNYTGYPLVRMAREMILNDELGEIQAIRSNYIQGWLRSRLEEEDQKQAAWRTDPAKSGAAGAFGDIATHAYNLGRYMTGLLPEEISCNLKIFAPGRQLDDYGHATIRFQNGALGTVTASQISHGRENDLFIEIDGTKGALAWRQEEPNQMVIRRNGQPHSVYTRDPNAPYMNESGAAACRLPSGHPEAFFEAFANIYRSAFDAMVQRISGQSFEAKDTIYPNVYDGVEGMFFIQQSVASSDENGAWLPFQCESARR, via the coding sequence ATGGAAACAATAAACGGTCAACTCAATCGTAAACTGCGAATGGCGCTCGTGGGTGGGGGACAGGGTTCGTTTATCGGTCGGGTTCATTCCATCGCCGCTTGCCTGGATAACCGAGCGGAACTGGTGGCGGGCGCGCTTTCATCGAATCCTGAAAAAGCAAAAGCATCTGCGCCGGCTTATGATATCAAGCCAGATCGCGCTTACGGATCCATAGAGGAGCTTGTTGAGCAGGAATCGTCATTACCTGAAGATCAACGCGTTGATTTTATCAGTATCGCGACACCTAATCACACTCATTTTTCCATTGCGAAAACAGCAGTAGAAGCCGGATTCAATGTCGTCTGCGATAAGCCCATGACCTTCGATTTGGCTCAGGCTGAAGAATTAAAAGCTTTGGTTGAAAGTTCCGGTGTGGTGTTTGCTGTCAGTCACAATTACACAGGTTACCCCCTGGTGCGAATGGCGCGGGAAATGATCTTGAACGACGAGCTTGGGGAAATTCAGGCGATTCGATCCAACTATATTCAGGGGTGGTTGCGATCACGTCTGGAAGAAGAAGATCAGAAACAGGCTGCCTGGCGAACCGATCCTGCAAAATCAGGAGCGGCAGGTGCTTTTGGCGATATTGCCACACATGCCTATAATCTCGGGCGTTATATGACGGGGCTGCTTCCCGAAGAAATCTCATGCAATTTAAAAATCTTCGCACCCGGGCGTCAGCTGGATGATTATGGCCATGCCACCATTCGTTTTCAAAATGGCGCGCTGGGAACAGTGACTGCAAGTCAGATTTCACACGGACGTGAAAATGATCTGTTTATCGAGATCGATGGTACGAAAGGAGCATTGGCATGGCGACAGGAAGAACCCAATCAGATGGTGATCCGCCGCAATGGTCAACCACATTCAGTTTACACACGGGACCCTAATGCCCCTTATATGAATGAATCTGGAGCGGCTGCCTGCCGTTTACCTTCGGGACACCCGGAAGCATTTTTCGAAGCGTTTGCGAATATTTACCGTTCCGCATTTGATGCCATGGTTCAGCGTATTTCTGGCCAGTCTTTTGAAGCGAAAGATACAATCTATCCCAATGTTTATGATGGTGTCGAAGGGATGTTCTTCATTCAGCAATCGGTTG
- a CDS encoding UvrD-helicase domain-containing protein, protein MSNEPKYTDQQAAAINRRDVSIALSAGAGCGKTFVLTQRFLKLIEPGTPSDRLNHIVAITFTERAAREMRDRIRETCLEQLRNCPVEEVVHWQAVIRGLDSARISTIHSFCTSILRTHAVSANLDPHFGLLEQGTSDAFLRKVVREAVHELLKQENDDGMQMVYQYGLEKTYELLITLVPQQFRIEFDHFAEMTAEKLSVQIREFWSQTFIPLQLEEIANSESTQFLIKLMNEYQPAHPKMRERFQVLKSRLPELKNGAEQNRSELLATLISHAKIQGAGTKKDWDDLDVYEQVKNGFEFLRKALGKIYEDLAPDASRFLLAAETSLMVLRVAEFVAKRYQQSKSEKGLLDFDDLLLQTRDLFRRDPHARQRAAAGIQFLMVDEFQDTDPVQSEIVRALCGKELLTGKLFLVGDAKQSIYRFRRADPEVFHQLRMEIPEAGRLPLSTNFRSQPAILNFTNCLFSSAMEHYYEPLMPFDKKQHSPTPGIEFLFASPDDPELKGAEAVRETEAEWIAARVRQLLDDETPRVWAKNSQTGERELRRVEPGDICILFRALSNVSLYEKALQKQDLDYYLVGGRAFYAQQEIYDVSNLCQYLDNPDDELSLLGILRSPFFSLSDDTIYSIVRNAETLAEAMRTLPPDELQPEQKRQVLYAQSVLAELHSKKDRLSLAELLNLALERTGYDAALLNEFLGERKIANLRKLIELARNFESTGLFTLKDFVQRIRDSILEESKEELAATLPETSDVIRLMTIHQSKGLEFPIVIVADLDRKSHGGSKAPFLHPEWGALLSLPAERGVVPENYAFKMHHALEQKANEEETVRLLYVAVTRAADYLILSAGLPYDRKHQSPWMKLLARHFDLSTGTPAVDPYLGKISLGTTSADQIPRIHVHQVKPQLTFKRVQKRKELKPSQFLQALEQATPEALPMTYAPFHPDSGERTHVSVSQLEEMDAELQKSRIHWQGGAVTELSLTSDEATQLGTLTHAVIERLEPNQPGQASEIVESILFDQPSQIQHRLKPLITQQISAWYQSDLCKILHSASSHYRELDFLLQWPVTGSEADQMDQKRNVPITIMGTIDALFKTAAGEWMLLDYKTGPRLAHMTDEDLTEEYEFQLGVYTLVVEQLIGGRPDAIGLAVVHDTVRVVKFDLNETRLDEISQRISRAIFRLNQPTPATEGR, encoded by the coding sequence ATGTCAAACGAGCCTAAATATACGGACCAGCAGGCCGCCGCCATTAATCGGCGTGATGTGTCTATTGCGCTCTCTGCAGGTGCTGGATGTGGAAAAACATTTGTTTTGACGCAGCGGTTTCTAAAACTAATTGAGCCGGGAACTCCGTCTGACCGACTGAACCATATTGTTGCGATTACTTTTACGGAACGAGCGGCCCGTGAAATGCGGGATCGAATACGTGAAACGTGCCTTGAGCAATTACGAAACTGCCCTGTAGAAGAAGTAGTACATTGGCAAGCCGTCATCCGTGGTCTGGATTCGGCTCGGATCAGTACGATTCATTCCTTTTGTACTTCGATTTTGAGAACTCATGCTGTGAGTGCCAATCTTGATCCTCATTTTGGATTATTAGAGCAGGGAACCAGCGATGCATTCTTACGGAAAGTCGTTCGGGAAGCGGTTCACGAACTCTTGAAACAGGAGAATGATGATGGAATGCAGATGGTCTATCAGTATGGATTGGAAAAAACATACGAATTATTGATTACTTTGGTACCTCAGCAATTTCGGATTGAATTTGACCATTTTGCTGAGATGACGGCCGAAAAACTGTCTGTCCAAATTCGAGAGTTTTGGAGTCAAACATTCATTCCTTTGCAGTTGGAAGAAATCGCCAATTCTGAGAGTACTCAATTTTTAATCAAACTCATGAACGAGTATCAGCCGGCTCATCCCAAAATGAGAGAACGTTTTCAAGTTCTCAAATCTCGACTTCCTGAATTGAAAAACGGTGCAGAGCAAAACCGAAGCGAATTACTAGCAACACTGATCTCACACGCTAAGATTCAAGGGGCGGGAACCAAAAAAGACTGGGATGATTTAGATGTTTACGAACAGGTTAAAAACGGATTTGAGTTTTTGAGAAAAGCATTGGGGAAAATTTATGAGGATCTTGCTCCAGATGCTTCTCGTTTTTTATTGGCTGCTGAAACCAGTTTAATGGTACTACGGGTGGCTGAATTTGTTGCGAAACGGTACCAGCAGAGTAAATCAGAGAAAGGACTTTTGGACTTTGATGATCTGCTGCTGCAGACACGTGACCTGTTTCGCCGTGATCCGCATGCCCGGCAACGTGCTGCCGCCGGCATTCAATTTTTAATGGTTGATGAATTTCAAGATACGGATCCAGTTCAAAGCGAGATTGTTCGTGCGCTGTGTGGCAAAGAGTTACTAACAGGGAAACTCTTTTTGGTGGGCGATGCGAAGCAGTCGATATATCGTTTTCGGCGCGCGGATCCGGAAGTCTTTCACCAATTGCGGATGGAAATTCCCGAGGCAGGTCGTTTGCCATTAAGTACTAATTTTCGAAGCCAACCAGCGATTTTGAATTTCACGAATTGTCTCTTTTCTTCAGCGATGGAGCACTATTACGAACCCTTAATGCCATTCGACAAAAAACAGCACTCACCAACTCCTGGCATTGAGTTTCTCTTTGCGTCCCCTGATGACCCGGAACTGAAAGGAGCAGAAGCAGTTCGTGAGACGGAAGCGGAATGGATTGCGGCTCGGGTACGACAATTACTGGATGATGAAACGCCACGTGTTTGGGCTAAAAATTCACAAACAGGCGAACGGGAGTTAAGACGTGTTGAGCCAGGGGATATTTGCATTCTGTTTCGTGCACTCTCGAATGTAAGTTTGTATGAAAAGGCATTACAGAAACAGGACCTGGATTATTATCTGGTTGGTGGGCGTGCCTTTTATGCGCAACAGGAAATTTATGATGTCAGCAATCTTTGCCAGTATCTGGATAATCCCGATGACGAATTGAGTTTACTGGGTATTCTGCGTTCACCTTTTTTCAGCCTTTCCGATGATACCATCTATTCGATCGTCCGTAATGCAGAAACCCTAGCGGAAGCAATGCGCACACTGCCTCCCGATGAATTACAACCAGAACAGAAACGGCAGGTGCTTTACGCCCAGAGTGTGCTTGCGGAGTTACACTCAAAAAAAGACAGGCTCTCGCTGGCCGAATTGTTGAATCTGGCATTAGAGAGAACAGGCTATGATGCGGCTCTACTGAATGAATTTCTGGGTGAGCGTAAAATTGCCAATCTGCGAAAGTTAATCGAACTGGCTCGCAATTTTGAATCGACGGGGCTATTTACTCTCAAAGATTTTGTACAGAGAATTCGAGATTCGATTTTGGAAGAAAGTAAAGAAGAACTGGCGGCGACTCTACCGGAAACCAGTGATGTGATTCGGCTCATGACAATACATCAATCAAAAGGGCTCGAATTTCCAATCGTGATTGTGGCAGACCTTGATCGCAAGTCACACGGGGGGAGTAAAGCACCCTTTTTACATCCCGAATGGGGAGCGTTGCTCTCTCTTCCTGCGGAACGCGGGGTTGTCCCTGAAAACTATGCATTCAAGATGCACCATGCGTTGGAACAGAAGGCGAATGAAGAGGAAACCGTTCGTCTGCTATATGTCGCCGTGACACGTGCTGCTGATTATTTAATTCTTTCTGCTGGATTACCCTATGATCGCAAACACCAGTCTCCCTGGATGAAGCTTTTGGCGCGGCACTTTGATTTAAGTACAGGCACACCTGCCGTTGATCCTTATCTCGGTAAAATTTCATTAGGGACTACTTCTGCTGACCAAATACCCCGAATCCATGTGCACCAGGTCAAACCACAGCTTACATTCAAGCGTGTACAAAAACGAAAGGAATTAAAGCCCAGTCAGTTTTTACAGGCTCTGGAACAGGCGACTCCTGAAGCATTGCCCATGACCTATGCTCCATTCCATCCTGATAGTGGAGAGAGAACTCATGTAAGTGTCTCACAACTGGAGGAGATGGATGCAGAATTACAGAAATCTCGCATCCATTGGCAGGGGGGCGCAGTTACAGAACTTTCATTAACTTCAGACGAAGCCACACAACTGGGGACACTGACACACGCCGTCATCGAACGTCTGGAGCCAAATCAGCCTGGTCAAGCTTCAGAGATTGTGGAATCCATTCTCTTTGATCAGCCATCACAGATTCAGCACAGGTTGAAACCTCTGATCACGCAGCAGATTTCCGCCTGGTATCAGTCTGATCTCTGTAAGATTTTACACTCAGCGAGTTCGCATTATCGGGAGCTGGATTTTCTGTTGCAGTGGCCTGTAACGGGCAGCGAAGCGGATCAAATGGACCAAAAAAGAAACGTGCCCATCACAATTATGGGAACGATTGATGCGCTCTTTAAGACAGCAGCAGGTGAGTGGATGTTGTTGGATTATAAGACGGGGCCACGTCTCGCACACATGACTGATGAAGATTTGACCGAAGAGTATGAATTTCAATTGGGAGTGTATACACTGGTCGTTGAACAACTCATCGGAGGCAGGCCAGATGCAATTGGTCTGGCGGTTGTGCATGATACTGTTCGCGTTGTGAAATTCGATTTGAATGAAACGCGACTCGATGAAATTTCTCAGAGAATATCACGAGCGATATTTCGTCTGAATCAACCTACTCCAGCGACAGAAGGTCGTTAA